One Sulfurihydrogenibium subterraneum DSM 15120 DNA segment encodes these proteins:
- a CDS encoding single-stranded DNA-binding protein: MLNKVLLIGRLTRDPEIRYLPSGMQITSFSLAVNRRFKDKGGNWQEETYFFDIETFGSLAERLGKQLSRGNQIFLEGSLRQDKWENQAGEKRSKIKIVAEKVSLLSRPTQGDSNQKSSYEDNEFVEPTDLNSDEDVPF, from the coding sequence ATGCTTAATAAAGTTTTGCTAATAGGTAGGTTAACAAGAGACCCTGAAATAAGGTACCTTCCGAGTGGAATGCAAATAACCAGCTTTTCTTTAGCTGTTAATAGAAGATTTAAAGATAAAGGTGGAAACTGGCAAGAGGAAACATATTTTTTTGATATCGAAACTTTTGGATCGTTAGCAGAAAGACTTGGAAAACAGTTATCCAGAGGAAACCAGATCTTTTTAGAAGGTTCCTTAAGACAGGACAAGTGGGAAAATCAAGCAGGAGAAAAAAGGTCTAAGATTAAGATAGTAGCTGAGAAGGTATCTTTACTTTCAAGACCTACTCAAGGCGATTCAAATCAAAAGTCTTCTTATGAAGATAATGAGTTTGTAGAGCCTACAGACTTAAACTCTGATGAAGACGTACCATTTTAA
- the pth gene encoding aminoacyl-tRNA hydrolase → MIKAVIGLGNPGQKYKDTRHNVGFMVADAMAKVLKCNNKYKEKAFSHIYECPDYDVIVAKPQTYMNLSGNAVLNILEDYNLKPNEILVVYDDLDLNLGTIKVRTKGSSGGHNGLKSIISMIKTEEFPRLRIGIGRPAKKEEVSDYVLSPFTKEEKFIVDKVITAATECILNVLKYGIEKSMNSCNKSVI, encoded by the coding sequence TTGATTAAAGCTGTTATAGGACTTGGAAATCCAGGACAAAAGTATAAAGATACACGCCATAACGTCGGTTTTATGGTTGCCGACGCTATGGCAAAAGTCTTAAAATGCAATAACAAATATAAAGAAAAAGCATTTTCTCACATATACGAATGTCCAGATTATGATGTTATAGTTGCAAAGCCTCAAACGTATATGAATTTAAGTGGAAATGCTGTTTTAAACATATTAGAGGATTACAATTTAAAACCAAATGAAATACTTGTAGTTTACGATGACCTTGATTTGAATTTAGGTACTATAAAGGTAAGAACAAAAGGTTCAAGCGGCGGGCATAACGGGTTAAAATCTATTATAAGTATGATAAAAACGGAAGAATTCCCAAGGTTGAGAATAGGAATAGGAAGACCAGCTAAAAAAGAAGAAGTATCTGATTACGTTCTATCCCCTTTTACAAAAGAAGAAAAGTTTATAGTAGATAAAGTTATAACTGCTGCTACTGAATGTATATTAAATGTGTTAAAATATGGAATAGAAAAATCTATGAACAGCTGTAATAAGAGCGTAATTTAA
- a CDS encoding 50S ribosomal protein L25/general stress protein Ctc — translation MQTIEWKALPRKKGTKSEVKQNRMKGLIPAEVYGKGHPNLSVYIQKKALLSRPHGNFLINLLVEGDPEPKLCVLKDIQYNYLGDEPIHVDLYEVTSGVEFDIEVPVEFVGKAKGVEKGGIFEAHLHSIVVRTEPKNIPEKIVVDVSNLDLGNVLHVRDITPPEGVKIMTHGEEVLAVVAEPEEEVAEETTEGASA, via the coding sequence ATTCAAACGATAGAATGGAAGGCATTACCAAGAAAAAAAGGAACAAAATCAGAAGTTAAACAAAACAGAATGAAAGGGTTAATACCTGCAGAAGTTTACGGAAAAGGGCACCCTAACTTGTCTGTATATATACAGAAAAAAGCACTTTTAAGCAGACCTCACGGAAACTTTCTCATTAACCTTTTAGTAGAAGGAGACCCAGAACCAAAATTATGTGTATTAAAAGATATCCAGTACAACTACTTAGGAGACGAACCTATTCACGTTGACCTTTATGAAGTCACTTCCGGAGTTGAGTTTGATATAGAAGTTCCTGTAGAGTTTGTAGGTAAAGCAAAAGGTGTAGAAAAAGGTGGAATATTTGAAGCTCATCTACACTCTATAGTTGTTAGGACAGAACCTAAGAATATTCCAGAAAAAATAGTTGTAGATGTATCAAACCTTGATTTAGGAAATGTTTTACACGTTAGAGATATAACTCCTCCAGAAGGCGTTAAAATAATGACTCATGGAGAAGAAGTTTTAGCTGTAGTGGCTGAGCCTGAAGAAGAAGTAGCCGAGGAAACTACAGAAGGGGCATCTGCTTAA
- the rpsR gene encoding 30S ribosomal protein S18 has product MANVQQNKPFFQKRKKYCKFCAEKKEPNYKDVEMLKEFISERGKIVPRRISGTCAKHQRKLSVEIKKARQLALIPYVIV; this is encoded by the coding sequence ATGGCAAACGTTCAACAAAACAAACCATTTTTCCAAAAAAGAAAAAAGTACTGCAAGTTCTGTGCAGAAAAGAAAGAACCAAATTACAAAGATGTTGAAATGCTGAAAGAGTTTATATCAGAAAGAGGTAAAATTGTTCCAAGAAGAATATCCGGAACCTGTGCAAAACATCAAAGAAAGTTATCTGTTGAAATCAAAAAAGCAAGACAGCTTGCTTTAATACCTTATGTGATAGTGTAA
- a CDS encoding 5-formyltetrahydrofolate cyclo-ligase, with protein sequence MKVELRKKLLAKREIYPNWQEDSNKIVNNFLQNSDFLNFKTFMLYYPHRKEVDSVPLIRKLLQEKKTVVLPKVSGQDIKPIIIKDLDNLIVGYAGIKEPVGIQIDTQDIDIIVVPAVAYDKEGYRIGYGKGYYDRFLPKLRKDTVKVGFCYDFQLLEKLPHDLHDIQVDLIITPTQILKTKKEEVK encoded by the coding sequence TTGAAAGTAGAACTTAGAAAGAAGCTTTTAGCAAAAAGGGAGATTTATCCTAACTGGCAAGAAGACTCTAACAAAATCGTCAACAATTTTCTGCAAAACTCCGACTTCTTAAATTTTAAAACATTCATGCTTTATTATCCACACAGAAAAGAAGTAGATTCCGTACCTTTGATAAGAAAACTATTACAAGAGAAAAAAACCGTAGTTCTGCCAAAAGTATCAGGACAAGATATTAAACCAATTATTATCAAAGATTTAGACAATCTAATCGTAGGGTATGCTGGCATCAAAGAGCCTGTAGGTATCCAGATAGACACTCAAGATATAGACATAATAGTTGTTCCTGCAGTTGCCTACGATAAAGAAGGATACAGAATTGGTTATGGAAAAGGCTATTACGACAGATTTTTACCAAAACTAAGAAAAGATACAGTAAAAGTAGGTTTTTGTTATGATTTTCAACTTTTAGAAAAACTGCCCCATGACTTGCACGATATACAAGTTGATTTAATTATCACACCAACACAAATTTTAAAAACAAAGAAGGAGGAAGTAAAATGA
- the rpmI gene encoding 50S ribosomal protein L35, producing the protein MAKVKMKTNRTAAKRLKFTAKGKIKYTKGGVSHYNTKKSSKRKRQGRKPQYAPECIEHKLKALLPNN; encoded by the coding sequence ATGGCAAAAGTTAAGATGAAAACAAATAGAACTGCTGCAAAAAGATTAAAATTTACAGCAAAAGGAAAGATTAAGTACACAAAAGGTGGCGTTTCTCACTATAATACTAAAAAATCATCTAAAAGAAAAAGACAAGGAAGAAAACCACAATACGCTCCAGAATGTATAGAGCATAAACTTAAAGCACTTTTACCTAATAACTAA
- the rpsF gene encoding 30S ribosomal protein S6, whose amino-acid sequence MRHYELVCVLKPTLSEEELNARVEAIQNLIKENQGEIYNLEKWGRRNLAYPIQKFNSGYYYLINYKTDNSKLAGILEYNLRITEEVIRFLNMKIQVKEDKKEVA is encoded by the coding sequence ATGAGACATTATGAGCTTGTGTGCGTTTTGAAACCAACTCTTTCAGAAGAAGAGTTGAACGCTAGAGTAGAAGCAATCCAAAACCTGATTAAAGAAAATCAGGGAGAGATTTACAACTTAGAAAAGTGGGGCAGAAGAAACCTTGCTTACCCTATTCAAAAGTTTAATTCTGGGTACTATTACTTGATTAACTACAAAACAGACAACAGTAAACTTGCTGGAATCCTTGAGTATAACTTAAGAATCACTGAAGAAGTCATAAGATTTTTAAACATGAAAATCCAAGTTAAAGAGGATAAAAAAGAGGTAGCATAA
- the pheS gene encoding phenylalanine--tRNA ligase subunit alpha — translation MDIKAQLLSLKEEVLKEMEGVKDPSSLNDIRVKYLGKKGVITSILKTLGTLPPEERKEIGQLANSIKEFLEEKIREYEESFKKKALEESLKKEKIDVSLPPNWFEIGSPHPVLQTLKEITDIFLYMGFSVESGPEVEDENYNFTMLNIPENHPARDMQDTFYLNNGMILRTHTSPVQIRTMLKKKPPIAVVAPGRVYRKDLDPTHSPMFHQIEGLVVDKDITFRQLKGVLKIFLESVFGKNIPIRFRPSYFPFTEPSAEVDIGCTVCGGKGCKVCKNTGWLEILGCGMVDPNVFTACGIDPNVYSGFAFGLGIERITMLKYQITDIRLLFNNDMRFNSQFKGIG, via the coding sequence ATGGATATAAAAGCTCAGCTTCTTAGTCTTAAAGAAGAAGTTTTAAAAGAGATGGAAGGGGTTAAAGACCCTTCTTCCTTAAATGATATTAGAGTAAAGTACTTAGGTAAAAAAGGAGTAATTACATCTATATTAAAAACCTTAGGTACTTTACCACCTGAAGAGAGAAAAGAGATAGGACAGCTTGCAAACTCTATAAAAGAGTTTTTAGAAGAAAAAATAAGAGAGTACGAAGAAAGTTTTAAAAAGAAAGCGTTAGAAGAATCTCTAAAAAAAGAAAAGATAGACGTATCTTTACCACCAAACTGGTTTGAAATTGGAAGTCCTCATCCTGTTTTACAAACACTAAAAGAGATTACAGATATATTTCTGTATATGGGATTTTCTGTTGAATCTGGACCCGAAGTTGAAGATGAAAACTATAACTTTACTATGTTAAACATACCAGAAAATCATCCTGCAAGGGATATGCAGGACACTTTTTATTTAAACAACGGTATGATTCTTAGAACTCATACATCTCCCGTTCAGATAAGAACTATGTTAAAAAAGAAACCACCTATTGCCGTAGTTGCTCCTGGTAGAGTTTACAGAAAGGATTTAGACCCTACCCACTCTCCTATGTTCCACCAGATAGAAGGACTTGTAGTTGACAAAGATATTACCTTTAGGCAGTTAAAAGGTGTTTTAAAGATATTTTTAGAGTCAGTATTTGGTAAAAACATTCCTATAAGGTTTAGACCAAGCTACTTTCCATTTACAGAGCCTTCGGCTGAGGTTGACATTGGTTGTACCGTTTGTGGTGGGAAAGGTTGTAAAGTTTGTAAAAATACTGGATGGCTTGAAATACTTGGCTGTGGTATGGTAGACCCTAACGTATTTACCGCCTGTGGTATAGACCCTAACGTTTATTCAGGTTTTGCGTTTGGACTTGGAATAGAGAGAATCACTATGCTAAAGTATCAAATAACCGACATCAGACTACTTTTTAACAACGACATGAGGTTTAACTCTCAGTTTAAGGGGATAGGATGA
- the rplI gene encoding 50S ribosomal protein L9, with protein sequence MKVILTKDVEGWGTLGDIIEVKDGFARNYLIPRGLAYPANDQYVKHVQEILNHKARKLQREKEKALELAKKLDGVEIEIKKPIGVTGKMYGSVGTNEIAEKLAEKGLEVDKKKIMLRSPIRNLGSYNVQIKLHPEVSATIRIHVQPE encoded by the coding sequence ATGAAGGTTATCTTAACTAAAGATGTAGAAGGTTGGGGAACTCTTGGTGATATCATAGAAGTAAAGGATGGCTTTGCAAGAAACTACCTTATACCAAGAGGATTAGCTTATCCGGCAAATGACCAGTATGTAAAACACGTTCAAGAAATACTAAATCATAAGGCAAGAAAACTCCAGAGAGAAAAAGAAAAAGCTTTAGAACTTGCTAAAAAATTAGATGGTGTAGAGATAGAAATAAAAAAACCAATAGGTGTTACTGGAAAAATGTACGGATCGGTTGGAACTAACGAGATTGCTGAAAAGTTAGCAGAAAAAGGCTTAGAAGTAGATAAGAAAAAGATAATGCTTAGAAGTCCTATAAGAAACCTTGGTAGTTACAACGTTCAAATTAAACTTCATCCAGAAGTTTCTGCCACTATAAGAATTCACGTTCAACCCGAATAA
- the rplT gene encoding 50S ribosomal protein L20, with the protein MRVKGPSSKKHKKKILKLAKGYYGQKHRSYRRAKEQVMHSLAYAYRDRRQKKRQFRSLWITRINAAARLNGISYSQLINGLKKAGIELDRKILADMAVNDMPAFAKLVETAKSALAA; encoded by the coding sequence ATGAGAGTAAAAGGACCATCTTCAAAGAAACATAAAAAGAAGATCTTAAAGCTGGCTAAAGGCTACTACGGACAAAAACATAGGTCTTACAGAAGAGCCAAAGAACAAGTAATGCACTCTCTTGCTTACGCTTACAGAGACAGAAGACAGAAGAAAAGACAGTTTAGATCTTTATGGATTACAAGAATAAATGCAGCTGCAAGATTAAATGGGATCAGCTACAGCCAATTGATTAACGGTCTGAAAAAGGCAGGAATAGAACTTGATAGAAAAATTCTTGCAGACATGGCTGTAAACGATATGCCAGCTTTTGCTAAATTAGTAGAAACTGCGAAATCTGCTTTGGCAGCTTAA
- the pheT gene encoding phenylalanine--tRNA ligase subunit beta produces MKIPYSWIKEFVDIDIPAEEVAEKLNLIGIETNVYKFGNYIPNIITVKVLSVEKHPEKDKLFVCKVSNGQKEYQVITGADNVKAGNVAILAKVGANILGKEIKLVNFGSFTSEGMLLSLEELGLEEKSDGLFLLDEDTPVGVDANEILDLGKDDIFEVEITPNRGDVLSVRGLSREIAAAFGLKRKDYYPQLSTVGDYVKINIQTDKVLRYKATVIKGIKIRQSPLSIRLKLIKSGISVINNIVDITNYILLQEGQPLHAFDLDRIEGKITVRNAFEGEKIITLDGQERVLTFGDIVIADDKKALAIAGVIGGENSKIDENTQNILLEAAVFDPISVRKTAKRLSILTDSSYRFERGVDVENCSTASDKAISLILSLSGGEVRAVKDLYLKPYQPKTIVLRPSFIEKVLGSKIESETVEKILTGLEIPVEKHGEDFKVYIPSFRTYDLEREIDLVEEVARIYGYDNFKEDYLKIFTKTFNRPKDYEFDTKVRQFFLDNGFTEVLNYTFTSPDFYTTLSLPVPKIQILNYILKSQSVMRDTIIVSLIQNQIENLRFGRKDLSIFEISSTFFEDHESINVAGLVSGKLVDGYNYTSPVRSFRTDRDWDFLSLKGVVNNLLNSLGLEYSISDENLPVFLHPYESANIVINGFIVGYVGKIHPQIAAEFEIPKNTFVFELKLKYVPREIKENPVKEGYIYTYYLNKRPVIYKEIPKHPPVKRDLAFVVDVNVKVGSLIEDLKNSSNLIKNVKLFDVYFLSECLKSVAVSVEFLNPDKSLSDEEVNVEVEEILNKLKLIYPDIELRK; encoded by the coding sequence ATGAAGATTCCTTACTCGTGGATTAAAGAGTTTGTTGATATTGATATTCCAGCCGAAGAAGTTGCAGAGAAATTAAATCTTATAGGTATAGAAACAAACGTTTATAAGTTTGGTAATTACATTCCTAACATAATCACAGTAAAAGTCTTATCAGTAGAAAAACATCCAGAAAAAGACAAACTCTTTGTGTGTAAAGTAAGTAATGGACAAAAAGAGTATCAGGTTATAACAGGAGCTGACAACGTAAAAGCTGGTAATGTTGCAATTCTTGCAAAGGTAGGGGCTAACATCTTAGGTAAAGAGATAAAGCTTGTTAACTTTGGTTCTTTCACCTCAGAAGGAATGCTTTTATCCCTTGAAGAACTTGGGTTGGAAGAGAAATCTGACGGTTTATTTTTGTTAGATGAAGATACACCTGTTGGAGTAGATGCAAATGAGATTTTAGACCTTGGCAAAGATGATATTTTTGAAGTAGAAATCACTCCAAACAGAGGAGACGTTTTAAGCGTTAGAGGTTTAAGCAGGGAAATAGCAGCTGCATTTGGTTTAAAAAGAAAAGATTACTATCCACAACTTTCTACTGTAGGAGATTATGTAAAAATAAACATTCAAACGGATAAAGTCTTAAGGTACAAAGCTACTGTTATAAAAGGTATAAAAATAAGACAATCTCCATTATCTATCAGATTAAAACTTATAAAATCTGGAATATCTGTTATAAACAACATCGTAGACATTACAAACTACATTCTTCTTCAAGAAGGTCAACCTCTCCACGCCTTTGATTTAGACAGAATTGAAGGTAAAATTACAGTTAGAAATGCTTTTGAAGGAGAAAAGATAATAACCTTAGATGGTCAAGAAAGAGTTTTAACATTTGGGGATATAGTTATAGCTGACGATAAAAAAGCTCTTGCAATTGCAGGAGTAATAGGTGGAGAAAACAGTAAAATAGATGAAAACACACAAAACATCCTTTTAGAAGCTGCTGTATTTGACCCTATAAGCGTAAGAAAAACAGCTAAAAGACTCTCTATCCTTACAGACTCTTCCTATAGGTTTGAAAGAGGTGTAGACGTAGAAAACTGCTCTACAGCTTCTGACAAGGCAATTTCTTTAATCCTTTCTTTATCAGGTGGAGAAGTTAGAGCTGTAAAAGATTTATACCTAAAACCTTATCAGCCTAAAACTATAGTCCTAAGACCATCTTTTATAGAAAAAGTGTTAGGTAGCAAAATAGAGTCTGAAACTGTTGAAAAAATACTAACAGGGTTAGAGATACCAGTAGAAAAACATGGAGAAGATTTTAAAGTTTACATTCCTTCTTTTAGAACTTACGATTTAGAAAGGGAGATAGATTTAGTTGAAGAAGTTGCAAGGATTTACGGATACGATAACTTTAAAGAAGACTATCTTAAAATCTTTACTAAAACCTTTAACAGACCTAAAGATTACGAATTTGACACTAAAGTACGCCAGTTTTTCTTAGACAACGGTTTTACAGAAGTTCTTAACTACACCTTTACATCTCCAGATTTTTATACCACTTTATCTTTGCCAGTTCCTAAGATACAGATTTTAAACTACATTTTAAAATCTCAAAGTGTAATGAGAGACACTATTATAGTTAGCCTAATTCAAAACCAGATTGAAAACTTAAGATTTGGTAGAAAAGACCTCTCTATTTTTGAAATATCATCTACATTTTTTGAAGACCACGAATCAATAAACGTAGCAGGGCTTGTAAGTGGTAAATTGGTAGATGGTTATAACTATACTTCACCTGTAAGAAGCTTCAGGACAGACAGAGATTGGGATTTCTTATCGTTAAAAGGTGTTGTAAACAATCTTCTAAATTCCCTTGGTTTAGAGTACTCCATTTCAGATGAAAATTTACCTGTATTTTTACATCCTTACGAATCAGCTAATATAGTCATTAACGGCTTTATAGTTGGTTATGTTGGAAAAATCCATCCTCAAATTGCAGCAGAGTTTGAGATTCCAAAAAACACTTTTGTTTTTGAGTTAAAACTAAAGTACGTTCCAAGAGAGATTAAAGAAAATCCAGTAAAGGAAGGATACATCTATACCTACTATCTAAATAAAAGACCTGTTATTTATAAAGAGATTCCGAAACATCCACCTGTTAAAAGAGACCTTGCTTTTGTAGTAGACGTAAATGTAAAAGTTGGAAGTTTAATAGAAGATTTAAAGAACTCTTCAAATCTTATTAAGAATGTTAAACTTTTTGACGTTTACTTCTTATCTGAATGTCTTAAGAGTGTTGCGGTATCTGTTGAGTTTTTAAATCCTGATAAAAGCTTATCAGATGAAGAGGTAAATGTAGAAGTTGAAGAAATTTTAAACAAACTTAAATTAATTTATCCTGACATTGAATTAAGGAAGTAG
- a CDS encoding MlaE family ABC transporter permease, which produces MFFTKFVEHTGEITLFFIKTIVATFKRFPKLKHILKYMEDIGVNAALLIILTGFFTGGVLVVETYPTFHKFNAEYLMGALVSLSLARELSPVLVALLVTARSGSAIAANIGTMRITEQIDALEVMAVNPFSYLVSPRLIAAIVMVPALTVLSYVSGVIGGYFTSVYIYGINEYMYWEKLKDFTELKDIFGGLYKAAVFGAVLTTITSYFGYITRGGAEGVGRSTTTAVVVASVLILILDYFLTALIY; this is translated from the coding sequence ATGTTTTTTACTAAGTTTGTTGAACATACAGGTGAGATAACTTTATTTTTTATAAAAACAATAGTTGCTACTTTTAAGAGATTTCCAAAATTAAAACATATACTAAAATATATGGAAGATATAGGAGTTAATGCCGCTTTACTTATAATTTTAACAGGTTTTTTTACCGGTGGTGTTTTGGTTGTTGAAACTTATCCAACATTTCATAAATTTAACGCAGAGTATTTGATGGGTGCTCTCGTTTCTCTTTCTTTGGCAAGGGAGCTTTCTCCAGTTTTAGTTGCTCTTCTTGTAACTGCAAGGTCTGGTTCTGCAATTGCAGCAAATATCGGTACTATGAGAATAACAGAGCAGATAGATGCCCTTGAAGTTATGGCTGTAAATCCATTTAGTTATCTTGTTTCTCCAAGGCTCATCGCTGCTATAGTAATGGTTCCTGCGTTAACTGTTTTATCTTATGTAAGTGGTGTAATAGGTGGTTATTTTACCTCCGTTTACATATATGGGATAAATGAGTATATGTATTGGGAAAAATTAAAGGATTTCACAGAGTTAAAGGATATATTTGGTGGACTTTATAAGGCAGCAGTATTTGGAGCTGTACTGACTACTATAACCTCTTATTTTGGATATATCACAAGGGGAGGAGCAGAAGGAGTTGGAAGGTCTACAACGACAGCAGTGGTAGTTGCTTCTGTTTTAATACTGATACTTGATTACTTCTTAACAGCTCTCATTTACTAA
- the dnaB gene encoding replicative DNA helicase, whose protein sequence is MATNNDSPILPYDEVTERAVLGSLFIHPEIVDTAVTKLKPYDFFNQRHKEIFNAVIHLFNESKPIEPILVKEFLEKKGSLDLVGGLQYLTELALESVPPEIFYQLIDILKEKATLRALIESAQKIITKAKSPSTDINSLLEEAESIIFQVTESKENIYYYSIGEVLKETLRIINELAKKETVVTGIPTGFYDLDRLTTGFHPGDLVIIAARPGMGKTSFALSILHHLSIIENVPSAFFSLEMSKEQIAMRLLGEETKIPLKKIRSGFLNDGEIESITKSAIKLMKTPLYIDDTASLSILDLKAKARRLKKEKDIKIIVIDYLQLLRSHRRVENRQQEVAEISRGLKGLAKELGIPVIALAQLSRQAEMRADKRPQLADLRESGSIEQDADLVLFIHRPEYYKKNPSPQEEGLAEIIIAKQRNGPTGVINLAFVKEITKFENLAKTSDNIVEEEFEEINQYEEDGVDF, encoded by the coding sequence ATGGCTACCAATAATGACAGCCCTATCTTACCTTACGATGAGGTTACGGAAAGGGCTGTCCTTGGTAGTTTGTTTATACATCCAGAGATTGTAGATACAGCTGTAACGAAGTTAAAACCTTACGATTTTTTTAATCAAAGACACAAAGAAATATTTAACGCTGTAATTCATCTATTTAACGAAAGTAAACCTATAGAACCTATCTTAGTAAAAGAATTTTTAGAAAAAAAAGGTAGTTTAGACTTAGTAGGTGGACTTCAGTATCTCACAGAACTTGCTTTAGAATCTGTCCCACCAGAGATATTTTATCAACTAATTGATATACTCAAAGAGAAAGCTACTTTAAGAGCTTTAATAGAATCTGCCCAAAAAATAATAACGAAAGCAAAATCTCCAAGTACAGATATAAACTCCCTTTTAGAAGAAGCAGAAAGTATTATATTTCAGGTAACTGAATCAAAAGAAAATATATACTATTACAGTATTGGGGAAGTATTAAAAGAAACTTTAAGAATAATAAATGAACTTGCAAAAAAAGAAACGGTAGTAACCGGTATCCCGACAGGATTTTATGATTTAGATAGACTCACAACTGGCTTTCATCCAGGAGATTTGGTAATAATAGCAGCAAGACCCGGTATGGGTAAAACAAGTTTTGCATTATCAATACTTCACCATCTTTCTATCATAGAAAATGTTCCTTCTGCTTTTTTCTCATTAGAAATGTCTAAAGAACAGATTGCTATGAGGCTATTAGGTGAAGAAACAAAAATACCACTAAAGAAAATAAGGTCTGGGTTTTTAAATGATGGTGAGATAGAAAGTATTACAAAATCAGCCATCAAATTAATGAAAACTCCTCTATATATAGACGATACAGCATCTTTATCTATTTTAGATTTAAAGGCAAAAGCAAGGAGACTGAAAAAAGAAAAAGATATAAAAATAATAGTAATAGACTACCTTCAGCTTTTAAGGTCTCACAGAAGAGTAGAAAATAGGCAGCAAGAAGTAGCGGAAATATCAAGAGGATTAAAAGGTTTAGCAAAAGAGCTTGGAATACCCGTTATAGCTCTTGCTCAGCTTTCTCGTCAGGCTGAGATGAGAGCAGATAAAAGACCACAACTTGCAGACCTTAGGGAAAGCGGTTCTATAGAGCAAGATGCAGACCTTGTTTTATTTATACATAGGCCGGAGTATTATAAAAAAAATCCGTCTCCTCAAGAGGAAGGACTTGCAGAGATAATAATTGCAAAACAGAGAAATGGTCCTACAGGAGTTATAAACTTAGCCTTCGTAAAAGAAATAACAAAATTTGAAAATTTAGCTAAAACCAGTGATAATATAGTAGAAGAAGAATTTGAAGAAATAAATCAATACGAAGAAGATGGGGTAGACTTCTAA